The following proteins come from a genomic window of Mustela lutreola isolate mMusLut2 chromosome 6, mMusLut2.pri, whole genome shotgun sequence:
- the LOC131833860 gene encoding metallothionein-1-like, which produces MDPNCSCSTGGSCTCAGSCKCKECKCVSCRKSCCSCCPAGCAKYAQGCICKEASDKCSCCA; this is translated from the coding sequence ATGGACCCCAACTGCTCTTGCTCCACCGGTGGTTCCTGCACATGCGCCGGCTCTTGCAAATGCAAGGAGTGCAAATGCGTTTCttgcaggaagagctgctgctcctgctgccctGCGGGCTGTGCCAAGTATGCCCAGGGCTGCATCTGCAAGGAGGCGTCGGACAAGTGCAGCTGCTGTGCCTAA